Below is a window of Geomonas oryzisoli DNA.
CCTGAGGATCAGCCTTTCCGAGGGATCATTCTGCACCAGGCCGTGACCTGTGTTTATAGCCTTGACGATTTCATGATCGTTAAGCTGCACCGGCTTAACCTTACGTTGTAGTAGGGCCGATACTTCGGTGAGCAGAACAACATTCTTCGGGTCCAGGCAACCAACTGTTATTGAGGAATCAGCGGCCGGATTGACCTTTCCCAGGATGACGATCAGATTACCAAGGCAGTATTTTTGTGGAAGCAACTGAACCGAAGCGGGGTCGACAGTGAACTGGCACAGTTCGGTGAATACTTCTACGGCGTTATTACTCATCGAGTTTTCCTCTCTGCTTGTATCAGCCCTTTCGCCTCACCTTGGGGTATTTTCCCTTTGAGGTTAATCGACGCGTTCTCAAAAAAATGCGTCCTTTGACTACTGCAGCGCTATCGAGTCTATCTCCACTAGTACGTCAGTGTGATGGTGACCAGTAATTGCAGAGGACAGTCTGCCACTTATCCTGACATTCTTCTTTAGGTATATTGAGAGTGGGAGTCTTTTGATATTGATTACTTGCAGTTCTTTAATGTTGTTTTTTGTCTCGTTGATTTCATCTTTTTTATCAGCTATTACTTTAATTGGACTTGTGAGTCTCAGAACGGTTGCGTGTTCCTTGGAATCAGTTTTGGGGTTCTCGCCGTAGCCGGGCGGGCCATAGTAAACCTTTTCTATCAATTTGCCCGTGAGTTCGGCTATTGCTGGTTCATAGTGGTAAGTGTCTTTCGCGAAGACAGTCCCCGTGAGCAGGATCAGAACGGACATCAGCCAAAACCTAAAGATCATATTTGCCTTCCTCGCTCGGCGGTGGAGACAAGTCCACACAAGCAGCCGACATCGCCATCGCCCTGGAGCGCGCAGCCAGATTGGAGAATTGATTCATGCCTGAAAAAATCGTTATAGCCGACCTACCTGAATTCGATCTTGCTGCGCAGCTTAAAAGCGAGGCCGACATTGCCGCGTATATCACCATGGTGATCGAAGAAGGTGATGCGGCAGAGTTGGCCCATGCCTTAGGAGTGGCCGCCCGAGCGCGCGGCATGGCTGAAATTGCTCAAGCTGCGGGGCTAACTCGGGAAGCCCTTTACAAAGCCTTGCGTCCCGGAGCTCATCCACGTTTTGACACGATCAGCAGAGTCTGTTCCGCCCTCGGAGTCCGCTTGGTCGCACAGCCTCGCCATTAGACCTCGCTCCACCCGGTTTTTCTCCTGGTTCGTGCCGAACGGCTCGGCCTTGACTGGCGGCGCTAGCCGTTCGTGTCTAAGGATTTCGTTGGATCTGCCATTCTCCATGATTAAAACGTGCCTGACCCCTTAGGGGCCGGGGCTGACCTGCCGCGCCTTCACCAGGTAGTCCACCATCACTTTGCATTCTCAAGATAGTGGTCTATCGCCTGCGCGGAAAAGCCCGAGATCTTGTTGGAGCCAATAACGATGAGCGGCACGCCTTGGCCTCCCAACTCCTTGTGTCGCCGCTCAGCGGCGGCGTCTTTCTCGATATCATACTCGACGTAAGGAATTCCCTTGCTGTTGAGGTAGGCACGGGCCTTTTTGCAGTAACCGCACCATGAGGTGACGTACAATTCGACCGTGCCGTTGAACTGCTGCTTTGGCAGTGCCTGCTTTTCCGAAGCGACGGAAGCGGTCTTGCGCGGTGGGGTCTTAGCAGCAGGCTGTAGAGTTGGCGCAGGGTCGAAATCTGCGTCGGTGTAAGTTTTGACTTTTTTCTTCTTTTTCGATGCCGGCGGGGGAGTGTCCTTAAACGTTACGGCGCCGGTATCGTCTATCCATTTGTACATCTCCGCATGAATGACGAGAGGGAACGCAAGCAACACTGCAAACATGGCAACAATTGACCGTATCAACATTTTTCCTCCGGTTATAACGAGCCTTCAGTAGGCTTGTACTTTATAAGTTCTGAGTCCACGAAGTAGTTTCCGTAATATTCGTTTGGCCTATCTTTGGCGTAGGTCTCAAAGTCAATGTACGGTGCTGAACAGTGAGGGCAGCGAAAAGGATTTGTGTATTTATACCGAGTCCCATCAGGTGCGAGCGGAAGGATGGCCTCTAATGCCGCCAAGTCTTTTGTATCAGGCTCTGAAAGCACGACCGGGCAACCGGGAACCTGATCACTTACAGTGATAGTGTACTTACCAGAGCCGGAATAGAAGTACCCTGAATTACTAAATCCAGCGTGATACGAGCGAATCTGGAAGGAGTTCTTGCAGTAGTCGCATTCGCAAGAGAGAATAATATTTCCGCTGGTAACTCTTCCGCTAAAGTGAAGGCCTCGGGCAAACAAACCCTTGCCATATAGTTCCTCGTTTTTGACTTTCCCACCCGAGATGAAGAATGGCTGGAGACGGATACCAATAGCTTTTCCAGAGGCAAAAGCTTCAGGGTCATACTTCTGTGAGTCCGTAATAACACAGTCAGCCTGACATGCCAGATTTTCATACACACGAATGGAGAAGTGAAACCAGCCTGAAGTACTACCAAGCTCATGACGATGTTTTACGCCTTGCGCGTCCACAAACTCTATCGTTGAATTTGCCCCAACTTGCATCGCCGGTTCTTTTTCGCATGGCAATTCTTTTCTGCTAAAACTGCAAAGTTCTTTGCCATTGAGCAAAACATGAAGTAACGGAGTTTCCTTCTTCTTAAAAAGTGAAAACATTCTATTTCCTTTCAGGCCAATGTGGGAGAGCTGACCGACCGATTTTGTCTCTGGGCCGGTCCGGCACTTAGTTGAGTCATTTACGTTTCAACCTTTCAGTTACCATGACGATGACCCAAGCCCATATTCCGAGGATTGGGACCATTGACGGCACAAAAAAACAAGGGGTGTCTAGAGTGCTGTTAGGTGTGATGTCCAATGCAAAGATGGGCCAGAATAGCACGTGGTTGATGGCACCAACGGTCCCGTTTATATAGCGTGTTTGCCACATGAGCCTTTCAACTTCGGCAAGCCCGACACCTAAGCCAGTGATCACCGCAAGTAGGACCGTTAGAGAGATTATCTTCTTTGCATTTTGCACTCTGGTACGAGGGCCTTCTCTGACTGACTTTTTCAATTTGGATGCATAACTAGAAGTCCAAAGTAGCATATATTGACCGTTTCCTTTGCTCTGAGCCAGCATCCAAGTTCATAAAAACTGACTGATCTGTGGATCACTGATTCAAGCGCTACCGGTGGATGATCAAGAGGAGGGTAGGGAAGGGACGGTGGACGTAGCGGGCGGTGCACCGGCGGATCGTAGCAGAGTCCGCGTGCCGCCGAGTGTCGGACATCGTTTGTTGGCTCTGCTTCCTTTTCGCCTTGCTCGTGTCTAGATCATATTGATTAGCTTTTGCACGATCTTATCGCCAAAGACGGCTCCTAAAACACCGCATATGACAATGAATGTCAGACTGCCCCAAATGAAATAAACGTTAAAATCCCATGTCATTGATTTGATAATCAAAATGACAACAATCCCGACTCCAGTAACCAAGCCTGATGCAGCACCTGATATATAATCCCTTTTTTCTGGCAGTTTTATGTTCTTCGATTCCATCGCTCTGCCACTTTGATTTTGCCTTTTCTTCGTCCAGCTAGTTATTAGTGGGAATTTTCTTCATCCTCCCACATCTGCGCATAGTCTGAGGGGCCTGAGGGGCCTGAGGGGGACGCCTATAAGATCATAAGATTCTGTAGGAGAAACTTATATTCTTATGTGCGTCCCTCTGTCCTCCCTTGCCTACGAGCCCCATTAGGCTTCTCGTGTTACTGATAAACATGAACCCATTCATGCAGTTCATTTGTACTTTCTTCATCAATGCGTAGTACAGGCTGTCCAAGCCATTTAAGGATTTGTTGCTCTACATTCGGATCGGGATGCTTCGTGCTATTAGGAGGACATGTCGCATATAAAAGCCGTGGGTTTAATCTTCTTAACGCCCCCATACTGTGATTGCGCTTGGACCCATGATGAGCAAGGGACATACAGGCGAGGTTATAATGAGGATGATCATCGTAGTGACGTAAGAAATCTGAAAGAATTGCCGCTTCTGATAACTCAGCATCGCCGGTCGCTAGCCAAGCGGCGTTGCGACAATAACTGAACTCTCCAGTATTTTTTGCTGGTCCTGCACCATAAAAATATTTATGAAAACACCGAAAATCTGCTCGAGCGGGTCCGCTGCGCATGCAAAGCGAAGTCCAGTTGAGGCCAGTGGTAGTAAAGGATATGTAACAGTCCACCAGCTTAGCTCTAGTAGTTTTGGATTTAAGTTGGTCAATCATCCATTTACCGTTGGCGTAAGATTCAATGTCATCGGCTGTCATGCCAAAAACTTCCGCTATTTCACTTTTGATTGTCTTCCAAAAAAAATCTGCGCGCCAACAAAAGAACTTAAATTCCCACTTTGGTATTCTGCCGCTACTTATTACGAGTGGAACTCCATGGTAAATACTTTGTGCGTTTTGTTGCCCTCCGACGGTAACATCTTCTTCTGATAGAGCTTTGATAACTTCCCAACGATGGTTGGGGGCTCCACTCAAGTCAGTTTTCAGAATACCATCGTCGTCCGCCTTTTTCGGGGTCATGATAACTACCCGGCCAACACCGCGTTCACGGAACCATTTCTCTGGTTCTAGTGTGAATGAAATAGTCGAGGCTGTGTCTGTGCTCTTGTAGATTTGCTCGGCAGCTAGCAGGATTTTCTCGAAAGGATCTAGGTACGGGAGGACAACGGTATCTACACTTTTATGGAGGAGAAGTCTATCTAGGCCAGACACGTGATCTGCGTGCAAATGTGATATAACAAG
It encodes the following:
- a CDS encoding MBL fold metallo-hydrolase; this encodes MLPSIEHERHQHAVGHGFFHTASVMFPDTGQTFEYVYDCGAKKTRKRLLPKIDEYVDSLEDQGIDLLVISHLHADHVSGLDRLLLHKSVDTVVLPYLDPFEKILLAAEQIYKSTDTASTISFTLEPEKWFRERGVGRVVIMTPKKADDDGILKTDLSGAPNHRWEVIKALSEEDVTVGGQQNAQSIYHGVPLVISSGRIPKWEFKFFCWRADFFWKTIKSEIAEVFGMTADDIESYANGKWMIDQLKSKTTRAKLVDCYISFTTTGLNWTSLCMRSGPARADFRCFHKYFYGAGPAKNTGEFSYCRNAAWLATGDAELSEAAILSDFLRHYDDHPHYNLACMSLAHHGSKRNHSMGALRRLNPRLLYATCPPNSTKHPDPNVEQQILKWLGQPVLRIDEESTNELHEWVHVYQ
- a CDS encoding glutaredoxin domain-containing protein; its protein translation is MFAVLLAFPLVIHAEMYKWIDDTGAVTFKDTPPPASKKKKKVKTYTDADFDPAPTLQPAAKTPPRKTASVASEKQALPKQQFNGTVELYVTSWCGYCKKARAYLNSKGIPYVEYDIEKDAAAERRHKELGGQGVPLIVIGSNKISGFSAQAIDHYLENAK
- a CDS encoding DUF4431 domain-containing protein, with amino-acid sequence MSVLILLTGTVFAKDTYHYEPAIAELTGKLIEKVYYGPPGYGENPKTDSKEHATVLRLTSPIKVIADKKDEINETKNNIKELQVINIKRLPLSIYLKKNVRISGRLSSAITGHHHTDVLVEIDSIALQ
- a CDS encoding addiction module antidote protein; its protein translation is MPEKIVIADLPEFDLAAQLKSEADIAAYITMVIEEGDAAELAHALGVAARARGMAEIAQAAGLTREALYKALRPGAHPRFDTISRVCSALGVRLVAQPRH